The following are from one region of the Lacinutrix sp. Bg11-31 genome:
- a CDS encoding CAP domain-containing protein, producing MKKLVLVAVLFSAFFMSCSVEEENTTPEEYKLENISVEYTQLDYEIAELINAYRISQGLNTLNILNAASKEATKHNQYMVNKGVPSHDFFYLRSQNLKESVNAKNVSENVGFGFSNAQSLVDAWINSEGHRQNIENPDFTDFGISTQQDEQGKNYFTNIFVKL from the coding sequence ATGAAAAAATTAGTTTTAGTAGCCGTTTTATTTAGCGCCTTTTTTATGTCTTGTTCTGTAGAAGAAGAGAATACTACTCCAGAAGAATACAAATTAGAAAACATAAGTGTAGAATATACACAATTAGATTATGAAATTGCTGAGCTCATTAATGCCTACAGAATATCTCAAGGCCTTAATACTTTAAATATATTAAATGCAGCATCTAAAGAAGCTACTAAGCACAACCAATACATGGTTAATAAAGGAGTGCCAAGCCATGATTTTTTTTATTTAAGATCGCAAAACCTAAAAGAGTCTGTTAATGCTAAAAATGTTTCAGAAAATGTTGGTTTTGGTTTTAGTAATGCACAATCTTTAGTTGATGCTTGGATAAATAGCGAAGGGCATAGACAGAATATAGAAAATCCAGACTTTACAGATTTTGGGATTTCAACTCAACAAGACGAACAAGGTAAAAATTATTTCACCAACATCTTTGTAAAACTGTAA